Proteins from a single region of Candidatus Hinthialibacter antarcticus:
- a CDS encoding aminotransferase class I/II-fold pyridoxal phosphate-dependent enzyme, whose product MSATPLQTVKQPCTTTQQRVNAVVQAMPPSGIRKFFDLVMARSGVISLGVGEPDFVTPWHICEAGINSIETGRTTYSPNNGLPALRDQIALYLKEKHHADYSPKSQIVITAGGSEAIDVAFRAILEPGDEAIVIDPSFVAYAPLAVFAGGKTVRIPTTAETGFVPNLKQLNDACTERTKAIIVNYPNNPTGAGLSEEQMREIAQFVLDKNLILLSDEIYHPLSYEGEAPTFASIPELKNNLILIHGFSKAWAMTGWRLGFAAGPDDLIDGMNKIHQYSIMCASTNAQFAAIEALKHGAEQVEEMRKEYDARRRFIVHHFNRLGLDCITPKGAFYAFPSIQKTGLTSDEFAHRLLEEQNIAVVPGTAFGECGEGYIRCSYASSLKNLRTAVQRIEAFLKD is encoded by the coding sequence ATGAGCGCGACCCCGCTACAAACCGTGAAACAACCTTGCACAACGACGCAACAGCGCGTGAATGCTGTTGTCCAGGCCATGCCGCCGTCTGGAATCCGAAAATTTTTCGACTTGGTCATGGCGCGCAGCGGCGTCATTTCGCTCGGCGTGGGCGAGCCGGATTTCGTCACACCCTGGCATATTTGCGAAGCAGGCATCAACTCCATCGAAACCGGACGCACCACCTATTCGCCCAATAACGGCCTTCCCGCATTGCGCGACCAAATTGCGCTGTATCTAAAAGAAAAACACCACGCCGACTATTCACCTAAAAGCCAAATCGTGATTACCGCCGGTGGAAGCGAAGCCATCGACGTTGCGTTCCGGGCGATTTTAGAACCTGGCGACGAAGCCATCGTCATCGACCCCTCCTTCGTCGCGTATGCGCCGCTCGCAGTGTTCGCTGGCGGGAAAACAGTGCGCATCCCCACCACGGCGGAAACCGGTTTCGTTCCGAACTTGAAACAACTCAATGACGCCTGCACCGAACGCACCAAGGCCATCATCGTCAACTACCCCAATAATCCGACCGGGGCGGGTTTATCCGAAGAGCAGATGCGTGAGATCGCCCAATTCGTGCTGGATAAGAACCTCATTCTCCTCAGCGATGAAATTTATCACCCGCTCAGTTATGAAGGCGAAGCGCCCACGTTTGCGTCAATTCCAGAACTCAAAAACAATCTCATCTTGATTCATGGTTTTTCAAAAGCGTGGGCGATGACGGGCTGGCGTTTGGGGTTCGCCGCCGGGCCGGACGACCTCATCGACGGAATGAACAAAATCCACCAATACTCCATCATGTGCGCGTCAACCAACGCACAGTTTGCCGCAATCGAAGCGCTAAAACACGGCGCAGAACAAGTCGAAGAAATGAGAAAAGAATACGACGCGAGGCGGCGCTTTATCGTCCACCACTTCAACCGCCTCGGACTCGACTGCATTACTCCAAAAGGGGCGTTCTATGCGTTCCCGTCAATTCAAAAAACGGGGCTGACTTCTGACGAATTTGCGCATCGCTTGCTAGAAGAACAAAATATCGCGGTCGTTCCTGGGACGGCCTTTGGAGAATGCGGCGAGGGATATATTCGTTGTTCGTATGCGTCGTCGCTAAAAAATCTTCGGACGGCAGTGCAGCGAATAGAAGCGTTCTTAAAGGATTAA
- a CDS encoding Lrp/AsnC family transcriptional regulator, which yields MPLRTKILDALERDARISHSDIAVMIDEEELTVAKEVEAMEEEGVILAYKTIVNPERTADKVTCLIEVSVQPERSFGFDKIAERIYKFPEVSTVFLVSGRYDLLVLIEADGMRHIADFISNKLSTLPNVRSTSSHFLLKKYKELGVVLVENNEQERIPVSP from the coding sequence ATGCCATTACGCACAAAAATATTAGACGCTCTCGAACGCGATGCCCGCATTTCACATAGCGACATCGCCGTAATGATTGACGAAGAAGAACTAACCGTCGCCAAAGAAGTCGAAGCGATGGAAGAAGAAGGCGTCATCCTCGCCTATAAAACCATCGTCAATCCAGAACGGACGGCGGACAAAGTCACCTGCCTGATCGAAGTTTCCGTTCAACCCGAGCGCAGCTTTGGCTTTGATAAAATCGCCGAACGCATTTATAAGTTTCCAGAAGTCTCTACCGTCTTTCTGGTTTCGGGCCGCTATGACTTGTTAGTATTGATCGAAGCGGACGGCATGAGGCACATCGCGGACTTTATCTCAAACAAGTTATCCACGCTGCCCAATGTTCGCTCAACCTCTTCACACTTCTTGCTAAAGAAATATAAAGAACTGGGCGTCGTTTTGGTCGAAAACAACGAACAAGAACGAATCCCGGTATCACCATAG
- a CDS encoding metallophosphoesterase, whose product MTDLNINVFFADLHHPGGVDEEIEQLFQEMPAGANRLFFLGDIFHYWINDPSFIEDRYAHFLKRLEGMARDGMQIFFLEGNRDFLASHYLDRQPWVDVLVNPTVIDLAGRAVYIGHGDELCWNDWAYQLFKGVIRSKPLRAIADRAPSAWKQKAVRRMADASEKIVASKTQSTLAVPQRAYEQVVSTGIDVIIHGHIHDTYQRVVKADNHEGTIYSFGWKNGKRNLIHFEG is encoded by the coding sequence ATGACTGATTTAAACATTAATGTTTTTTTTGCAGACCTACATCACCCCGGCGGCGTCGATGAAGAAATCGAACAGCTTTTCCAGGAAATGCCCGCAGGCGCCAACCGTCTATTTTTTCTCGGCGACATTTTTCACTATTGGATTAATGACCCATCCTTTATCGAAGACCGCTACGCCCATTTTCTTAAACGGCTAGAAGGCATGGCCCGGGATGGGATGCAGATTTTCTTTTTGGAAGGCAACCGCGATTTTTTGGCGTCTCACTACCTTGACCGCCAACCCTGGGTGGACGTCTTGGTCAACCCGACTGTCATCGACCTCGCGGGACGCGCCGTCTATATCGGCCACGGGGATGAACTCTGTTGGAACGATTGGGCCTACCAGCTGTTCAAAGGCGTGATTCGCAGCAAGCCCTTACGCGCCATCGCAGACCGGGCGCCCTCGGCGTGGAAACAAAAAGCCGTGCGGCGAATGGCGGACGCCAGCGAAAAAATCGTTGCGTCCAAGACGCAATCAACCCTTGCAGTCCCCCAACGCGCTTATGAACAGGTCGTTTCAACGGGGATCGACGTCATCATCCACGGCCACATTCACGACACCTATCAACGGGTTGTCAAAGCCGACAACCACGAGGGGACAATTTATAGTTTTGGGTGGAAAAATGGAAAACGTAATCTGATCCACTTTGAAGGCTGA
- a CDS encoding cyclic nucleotide-binding domain-containing protein translates to MPDMGFGDLSRDVVRAGKGTVLMRQGELGKCAYFVVEGRLMVETEISGQSTVIAEIGARDLVGELAILDDAPRSATVIVAEDSLLIPLNKHRLRTIIRRSPNIAELILKLLCHKLRNTHKLITHQIDLNNAHIWMKVGPLLSLCAKASSDPSERFNIMTEQLKSVLETPDNITVEILQRLAKVHLIKLASGEIQSINEEHIEPILNQLREEFLNEPFGEPTLAKEFQAIQVILNNCIPNPPSAPRMDIPRQNLVALLMHSNLWMKLHPSMQQQRAEMMVQTLDETGMVEQKPQDSETLILDLEMLRQFPRPDKDLAIYDFVRKTLLCI, encoded by the coding sequence ATGCCAGATATGGGTTTCGGCGATTTATCTCGCGATGTGGTTCGCGCAGGTAAAGGCACAGTGTTGATGCGCCAAGGCGAATTGGGCAAATGCGCCTATTTCGTCGTCGAAGGGCGCTTAATGGTTGAGACGGAAATTTCGGGACAATCAACGGTCATTGCGGAAATTGGCGCGCGCGACCTGGTCGGCGAACTGGCCATTTTAGATGACGCCCCCCGTTCAGCAACCGTCATCGTCGCCGAAGACTCGTTATTGATTCCGTTAAACAAACACCGCTTGCGCACCATCATCCGCCGCTCGCCCAACATCGCCGAACTGATCCTCAAGTTGCTCTGCCACAAGCTCCGCAACACCCACAAATTAATCACCCATCAAATCGACCTGAACAACGCCCACATCTGGATGAAAGTCGGCCCGCTGCTTTCGCTCTGCGCCAAGGCGTCGTCCGACCCATCGGAACGCTTTAATATTATGACCGAGCAACTCAAATCGGTATTAGAAACACCCGACAACATCACCGTTGAAATCCTACAACGGCTCGCCAAAGTCCACCTAATCAAATTGGCAAGCGGCGAAATCCAATCCATCAACGAAGAACACATCGAACCGATTCTCAATCAATTACGCGAAGAGTTCCTCAATGAGCCATTTGGCGAACCAACCCTGGCAAAAGAGTTCCAGGCGATCCAAGTCATTTTAAACAACTGCATCCCAAATCCACCGTCAGCGCCTCGGATGGATATTCCCCGACAGAACCTGGTCGCTTTGCTGATGCATTCAAATTTATGGATGAAGTTGCATCCATCGATGCAACAGCAGCGCGCTGAGATGATGGTACAGACCTTGGATGAGACAGGGATGGTTGAACAAAAACCCCAAGACTCCGAAACATTGATACTGGATTTAGAGATGCTCAGGCAGTTCCCCAGGCCGGATAAAGACCTGGCAATTTACGACTTCGTCAGAAAGACGCTGCTGTGTATTTAA